The genomic region AGCACCACGTAGACCTTGTCGGCGTCCTCGTGGGCATGGGGCTTCTGCTCCTGCCCCGGCGCCAGGCAATAGACGTCGAGGAAGAAGCGCTCGGTCTGGAAGAGGTTGTGCTTGCGCAGCTTCTCTGCGGCAAACTGCCGCACGTCGTCGATGTTGCGGATCTCCATGGCGTCCCTCCCACGCTGCTCTCGCAGCTTCCCCCTTGCACAGCGGCAGCGCCGGCCTATTCGCCACCCATGCGAAATGCTGAACCCTGGCGCATCAAGATGGTCGAGCCGATTCGGCTCCTCGACCGCGCGGGCCGCGAGGCGGCGATCCGCGAGGCCGGCTACAATACCTTCCTCCTCCGCTCGGAGGACGTCTACATCGACCTGCTCACCGACAGCGGCACCTCCGCCATGTCGGATCTGCAATGGTCGGCGCTGATGCGCGGCGACGAGGCCTACGCCGGATCACGGAGCTTCTACGAGCTCGAGGCGGCGGCCCGGGAGATCTACGGCTTCAAGCACATCGTCCCCACGCACCAGGGGCGCGGCGCCGAGAACCTGCTCTCGCGGATCCTGATCCGGCCCGGCCACGTCGTCCCGCAGAACATGTACTTCACCACCACGCGGGCCCACCAGGAGCTGAACGGCGGCCGCTTCGTCGACGTGATCGTCGACGAGGCCCACGACTCGTCGAGCGATCATCCCTTCAAGGGCAACGTGGATCTGCAGAAGCTCCACCGCGCCATCGAGGAGGCCGGCCCGGAGAACGTCCCCTACGTCTGCGTGGCCCTCACCGTGAACATGGCAGGCGGCCAGCCGATCTCGATGGAGAACCTCCGGGAGGTCCGGGCGATCTGCAAGCGCTTCGGCATCCGGCTGATGTACGACGCCACCCGCGCCGCAGAGAACGCCTGGTTCATCCGCGAGCGTGAGCCCGGCTACGCGGACAAGAGCCTCGCCGATATCTTCAAGGAGCAGATGTCGCTGGCGGACGGCTGCACGATGTCGGGCAAGAAAGACCTGCTCGTCAACATCGGCGGCTTCCTCGCCATGAACGACGACCACCTCTTCGATCAGGCGAAGGAGCTGGTGGTGCTCTTCGAGGGCATGCCCTCGTACGGCGGCCTCGCCGGCCGCGACATGGCGGCGATGGCGCAGGGCATGCGCGAGATGCTCGACGCCTCCTATCTCGGCCACCGCGTCGGGCAGGTGCGCGCGCTGGCCGATCAGCTCGCCGAGGCCGGCGTGCCGATCGTCCGCCCCGCAGGTGGCCACGCGGTCTACCTCGACGCCAGGGCCTTCCTGCCCCACGTGCCGCAGGCGCAGCACCCGGCGCAGGCGCTGGCGGCGGCGCTCTACGAGCACGCCGGCGTCCGCGCGATGGAGCGGGGGATCGTCTCGGCGGGCCGCGACGCGAAGTCCGGGAAGAACCACCTGCCGAAGCTCGAGCTGGTGCGCCTCACCATCCCGCGGCGCGTCTACACCGACAACCAGCTCGCCATGGTCGGCGACGCGGTGATCGAGCTCCACCGCGACGCGAAGCGGATCGGTGGCCTCGATATGGTCTACGAGCCGCCCACCCTGCGCTTCTTCACCGCGCGCTTCCGGCCTCTCTAACTTCCGCTCAAGGTGGACACCAGCGCATCGACGCTGCCCCCCAGCCCGAGGGCGCTGGTGTCCACCACGTGCCGCGCCCTGGAGTAGAGCGGCTCGCGGGCGCCGAGGATCGCGCGGAGCTCCCGTCGCGCCGCCGGGTTGTCGGCCATCGGCCGCACGTCGCCCTGCCCCACCACGCGATCCCAATGGTCGTCGGGATGGGCACGGAGCCAGACCGTCACCGCTCGATCCTGCAGCAGCGCGAAGGCCTCCTCGTGGCCGACGATCCCGCCACCGGTGGC from Vulgatibacter sp. harbors:
- a CDS encoding cupin domain-containing protein, with protein sequence MEIRNIDDVRQFAAEKLRKHNLFQTERFFLDVYCLAPGQEQKPHAHEDADKVYVVLEGRCRFTVDGAAEEHGPSVAIFCPAGSSHGVINAGAGPARLLVWMSPPPAR
- a CDS encoding tyrosine phenol-lyase produces the protein MRNAEPWRIKMVEPIRLLDRAGREAAIREAGYNTFLLRSEDVYIDLLTDSGTSAMSDLQWSALMRGDEAYAGSRSFYELEAAAREIYGFKHIVPTHQGRGAENLLSRILIRPGHVVPQNMYFTTTRAHQELNGGRFVDVIVDEAHDSSSDHPFKGNVDLQKLHRAIEEAGPENVPYVCVALTVNMAGGQPISMENLREVRAICKRFGIRLMYDATRAAENAWFIREREPGYADKSLADIFKEQMSLADGCTMSGKKDLLVNIGGFLAMNDDHLFDQAKELVVLFEGMPSYGGLAGRDMAAMAQGMREMLDASYLGHRVGQVRALADQLAEAGVPIVRPAGGHAVYLDARAFLPHVPQAQHPAQALAAALYEHAGVRAMERGIVSAGRDAKSGKNHLPKLELVRLTIPRRVYTDNQLAMVGDAVIELHRDAKRIGGLDMVYEPPTLRFFTARFRPL